In the genome of Candidatus Nitrospira nitrosa, one region contains:
- a CDS encoding glycosyltransferase family 2 protein, producing the protein MDMEIAARLILWGSFIGLFFAYIGFPVVIFICSRLFGHRPVPPPYRLRQHLPTVTILISALNEEAVIRERLENVLSIDYPPDKLETVIASDGSTDRTCALARQYAETYPGRVRLLEYRERRGKATVLNSVVQQLQSDIVVFSDANTMFHSQAVLNLIRWFQDPTVGAVCGQLRLQDAATGKNVDGLYWRYENLLKDCEGRLGALLGANGAIYAMRRTVFVPIPGDTIVDDFVIPLFSKLRFKHRTIYDTEAIATEETAPDIEGEFRRRCRIGAGNFQSLSRLWPLLFPTQGWISFVFFSHKILRWFCPAFLLLALMSNIWLSDQSMYQWLLLAQTVFYVAAYLGHRLAKGTLGNRVVRLVTMFVAMNIALAVGFWCWVTGQQQGTWQRTIR; encoded by the coding sequence ATGGACATGGAAATCGCTGCAAGACTTATTCTATGGGGATCTTTTATAGGATTGTTCTTCGCATACATTGGGTTTCCTGTCGTCATCTTCATCTGTTCGCGGCTGTTCGGTCATCGTCCTGTGCCTCCTCCATATCGGCTTCGTCAACACCTGCCGACGGTCACCATCCTCATTTCAGCGTTAAATGAGGAGGCTGTTATTCGAGAACGTCTCGAAAACGTTCTGTCGATCGATTATCCGCCGGACAAACTGGAAACCGTTATCGCTTCAGATGGGAGTACTGATCGAACCTGTGCACTGGCCCGGCAGTACGCCGAAACGTATCCTGGACGTGTGCGACTGCTTGAGTATCGGGAACGAAGGGGGAAAGCAACGGTCCTCAATTCAGTCGTGCAGCAATTACAGTCGGATATAGTCGTGTTTTCAGATGCGAACACGATGTTTCATTCCCAAGCAGTCCTGAATCTCATACGGTGGTTTCAAGATCCTACTGTCGGAGCAGTATGCGGGCAACTGCGTTTGCAGGATGCTGCGACAGGGAAAAATGTGGATGGACTCTACTGGCGATATGAAAACCTGTTGAAGGATTGTGAGGGGCGGTTGGGTGCTCTGCTCGGTGCAAACGGCGCGATCTATGCCATGCGTCGCACCGTGTTTGTACCGATTCCCGGTGACACGATCGTGGACGATTTTGTGATTCCTCTGTTCTCAAAGCTACGCTTCAAGCACCGCACTATTTATGACACAGAGGCCATCGCAACTGAGGAAACGGCGCCGGATATTGAAGGCGAATTCCGTCGGCGATGCCGCATCGGAGCCGGGAATTTCCAAAGCCTCTCTCGATTATGGCCGCTGTTGTTTCCGACACAAGGCTGGATCAGCTTTGTTTTCTTTTCACACAAAATACTTCGTTGGTTCTGTCCGGCATTTCTCCTCCTTGCGCTTATGAGCAACATCTGGCTATCGGATCAGTCCATGTACCAGTGGTTGCTGTTGGCTCAGACCGTCTTTTATGTGGCCGCCTACCTTGGGCATCGACTTGCGAAAGGAACATTGGGTAATCGAGTCGTTCGATTGGTTACGATGTTTGTCGCTATGAATATAGCTCTTGCGGTAGGGTTCTGGTGTTGGGTCACAGGACAACAACAAGGAACGTGGCAGCGTACCATTCGCTAA
- a CDS encoding DapH/DapD/GlmU-related protein — MTLYRIGRRSRQLGIPFVPRIVDKLVVVLCRCVVPSRCEIGIGTELGYGGIAVVLHERVRVGKNVMIGPCVTLGGRSGIVGVPVIGDDVFIGTGAKVLGDVRIGNRAVIGANAVVLQSVPDDAVVAGVPAKIIRLQVRDPEKRPVEMLSVMQAE, encoded by the coding sequence ATTACGTTGTATCGAATTGGCCGTCGATCGCGGCAATTAGGCATTCCATTTGTTCCACGCATCGTTGATAAACTTGTTGTCGTGTTATGCCGTTGTGTTGTACCAAGTCGTTGTGAGATCGGGATAGGGACAGAATTAGGCTATGGTGGCATCGCAGTGGTTCTTCATGAACGAGTGCGTGTTGGGAAAAATGTAATGATCGGGCCTTGTGTGACCCTGGGTGGGCGTTCGGGGATCGTCGGTGTTCCGGTGATCGGTGATGATGTCTTTATTGGAACTGGTGCGAAAGTGTTGGGTGATGTCCGTATTGGGAACCGAGCTGTTATTGGGGCCAATGCCGTGGTGCTGCAATCCGTTCCTGATGATGCGGTGGTTGCCGGCGTACCTGCGAAAATCATTAGGCTTCAGGTTCGAGATCCTGAGAAGCGTCCCGTAGAGATGCTGTCGGTAATGCAGGCTGAGTGA
- a CDS encoding class I SAM-dependent methyltransferase — protein sequence MKLRIRNFDKLINEIRFLKGKGALLEIGCAHGWFLEGAQSFFDVYGIEPDQNIYAGTCMKGLNVRLGYFPDVLKTDEVFDVIVFNDVLEHIPDVKGVLSACHRHLSDKGLLVINLPNSKGVFYQVSKLLCKLSLTSFFERLWQKELPSPHVHYFNSANLTRLLRSHDLVVRKTGRLSTVDASGLYSRIAYTGGGNVVRNLAVCLGVILLLPILSILPSDIVYLIAEKKE from the coding sequence ATGAAACTACGCATCAGAAATTTTGACAAACTGATCAATGAAATTCGGTTCTTGAAGGGGAAGGGCGCATTGCTTGAAATAGGTTGTGCCCACGGGTGGTTTCTCGAGGGAGCGCAATCGTTTTTTGACGTCTACGGAATAGAACCGGATCAGAACATTTATGCTGGGACTTGCATGAAGGGGTTGAACGTCAGGTTAGGGTACTTTCCGGATGTTTTGAAGACCGACGAGGTCTTTGATGTGATCGTGTTCAATGATGTGCTTGAGCATATTCCGGATGTGAAGGGGGTACTCTCTGCTTGTCATCGGCATTTGTCAGATAAAGGCCTTCTGGTGATTAATCTCCCGAATAGCAAAGGAGTGTTTTATCAAGTCTCCAAGTTGCTGTGTAAGCTGTCTTTGACCAGTTTCTTTGAGCGATTGTGGCAGAAGGAGTTGCCTTCACCTCACGTGCACTATTTCAATAGTGCAAACCTGACTCGACTTCTTCGCTCGCATGATCTGGTCGTCAGAAAGACCGGGAGGCTTTCGACGGTTGACGCCTCCGGTTTGTACAGCAGAATTGCATACACAGGCGGTGGGAACGTCGTCCGCAATCTCGCCGTTTGCCTAGGAGTGATACTGTTGCTTCCGATCTTATCGATTCTTCCGAGCGATATCGTTTACCTCATTGCGGAGAAGAAGGAATGA
- a CDS encoding glycosyltransferase family 2 protein, with protein sequence MYKNRRIGLVIPAYNVVHHIEDVVKTLPQFVDRVVLVDDCGTDGTTQLLEMLEDARTVVVRHSVNQGVGGAMVSGFTRALREDVDIVVKMDGDGQMDPTYLPLLLDPIIEQQYSYAKGNRFLNNRALEAMPALRLIGNYGLTFLTKLASGYWHVFDPQNGYLAIHADTLQQMDLDHLAKRYFFENDMLVHLNILGARIKDVSIPARYGDEQSSMRMSEICLTFPRYLFGRFWYRVYQKHILRDFSPIALFWVSGIPMLVWGGVFGAYTWAKSFLTGQVATTGTVMLSVLPFLLGFQLMLQAILLEIAESPK encoded by the coding sequence ATGTATAAGAATCGTCGTATCGGCCTGGTGATTCCTGCGTATAACGTGGTTCATCACATTGAAGATGTAGTGAAGACATTGCCGCAGTTTGTCGATCGAGTGGTGCTGGTTGATGATTGTGGAACAGACGGAACCACCCAGTTGTTGGAAATGCTGGAGGACGCTCGAACGGTGGTGGTGCGACACTCGGTGAATCAGGGGGTCGGCGGCGCGATGGTCAGCGGCTTCACGAGAGCCTTACGGGAGGATGTCGATATCGTTGTGAAAATGGATGGTGATGGGCAGATGGATCCAACGTATCTCCCGTTGCTGTTGGATCCTATTATTGAGCAGCAATATAGCTATGCCAAAGGGAATCGCTTCCTGAACAATCGCGCGTTGGAAGCGATGCCGGCATTACGGTTGATTGGAAACTATGGGCTGACGTTCCTAACGAAGCTGGCTTCCGGGTATTGGCATGTGTTCGACCCGCAGAACGGGTATTTGGCAATTCATGCAGATACCTTGCAACAGATGGACCTTGACCATTTAGCAAAACGGTATTTCTTTGAGAACGACATGCTCGTGCATCTCAACATTCTCGGAGCCCGCATTAAGGATGTATCAATTCCTGCTCGATATGGGGATGAGCAGTCTTCGATGCGAATGTCCGAGATATGTCTCACGTTTCCACGCTATCTCTTTGGTCGATTTTGGTACCGCGTGTATCAGAAGCATATCCTTAGAGACTTTTCCCCTATCGCGCTTTTTTGGGTGTCTGGGATCCCCATGTTGGTCTGGGGAGGGGTGTTTGGTGCTTACACGTGGGCGAAATCGTTTTTGACGGGCCAGGTTGCGACTACTGGTACCGTCATGCTCAGTGTATTGCCGTTTCTGTTGGGCTTTCAGCTCATGCTTCAGGCCATCCTTCTCGAAATTGCTGAGTCTCCTAAGTAG
- a CDS encoding ArnT family glycosyltransferase, translating to MPEKDDVVSAMQRVFSRWWGWDTLLVLLFVMIGAVLRLYRVVDWQAGTVEPCDFPFVDEITPLVQARNLLHFDVFFYPPVAPILVGALSLPGAILMPESFNVGAFCRGITIMASLATVPVVYLIGRFWGARVGLVGAGLFSVNMIAVNSTGNVQVYSALFVSLAMYWALRAYQRLTIEALCWVGALLGFAVATKYFPAFLFLLLFVGLVANRTPEFKIDLGAYAERQTIKTIWIATLVGVVVLAGMTLVIGLVAQESVLTLAQRIYDGHPHDHPFSYHLPSIIKLLHLGLLGGAAVAVCASCLLVVPILQGCHPWKWAIHQFNRHAIWLIPMSAAGLAIVVTFVLPVAANLNNFAKYAVWTLKAYASTDGGMFPAAKPAPSYLLAYLPENFGLPGYVLALCGVMLAVVRRDKKLLLLLLAALPLWVMLERSSVKVNRYILELTPILCVAAGFAFEWLWTVARQYKSQWMAPWIFAGIYLFTSVYSLAWAEFFRPGQDIPQQAASWVQTSVPRGAMVGLRSSVIVDHISPYLPDDQQLEGYRLVRYNEDPDYILLPRLVYEVVRQHLELSRQGRGYQDTDWFPYPPPTPEDLRFMEELVSSGRYEVLKEITKVPVFGGYVPGAQAIRGYTWLREHSSYSILIYRRVSSSERVDERDPTPKSTAPN from the coding sequence ATGCCTGAGAAGGACGATGTGGTGTCAGCGATGCAGAGGGTGTTCTCTCGCTGGTGGGGGTGGGATACGCTGCTGGTGCTCTTGTTTGTGATGATAGGTGCTGTCCTGAGGCTGTACCGCGTGGTTGATTGGCAAGCGGGGACGGTAGAACCGTGCGATTTTCCATTTGTGGATGAAATCACGCCTCTCGTTCAGGCGAGAAACCTGCTTCATTTTGACGTATTCTTCTATCCTCCGGTAGCGCCGATCCTAGTCGGCGCCTTGTCACTCCCTGGGGCGATCCTGATGCCTGAGAGTTTCAATGTGGGGGCGTTTTGTCGAGGTATCACGATCATGGCGAGTTTGGCCACGGTCCCCGTTGTCTATCTCATCGGACGATTTTGGGGAGCGCGTGTCGGCTTGGTTGGGGCGGGGCTATTTTCCGTCAACATGATTGCGGTCAATAGTACCGGAAACGTGCAAGTCTATTCGGCGCTGTTCGTCAGCCTTGCGATGTATTGGGCCCTCCGAGCTTATCAACGGCTTACGATCGAGGCCTTGTGTTGGGTCGGAGCGCTATTAGGGTTTGCTGTCGCGACGAAGTACTTTCCAGCCTTTCTTTTCCTCTTACTCTTTGTGGGATTAGTCGCGAATCGGACACCGGAGTTCAAGATCGACCTCGGAGCGTATGCGGAGCGGCAGACGATCAAAACAATCTGGATCGCGACGCTGGTCGGAGTAGTGGTGCTTGCCGGGATGACGCTGGTTATCGGACTGGTGGCACAGGAGTCTGTGTTGACGCTCGCTCAGCGGATCTACGATGGGCATCCGCACGACCATCCGTTCAGCTACCATCTTCCATCGATAATCAAGCTGTTGCATCTCGGGTTGCTGGGGGGCGCGGCTGTGGCAGTCTGTGCCAGCTGTTTGCTGGTGGTGCCGATCCTCCAAGGTTGTCATCCATGGAAATGGGCCATACATCAGTTTAATCGCCATGCGATATGGCTTATCCCAATGAGTGCTGCAGGTCTGGCCATAGTCGTGACCTTCGTTCTTCCGGTGGCAGCCAATCTCAATAATTTTGCCAAGTATGCCGTATGGACGCTCAAGGCCTATGCCTCCACCGACGGAGGGATGTTTCCGGCGGCTAAACCGGCTCCGTCATATCTTCTCGCCTACCTTCCTGAGAACTTTGGATTGCCCGGGTATGTGTTGGCGCTCTGTGGGGTGATGTTAGCCGTAGTTCGCCGTGACAAGAAGTTGCTGTTGTTACTCCTCGCGGCTCTCCCTTTATGGGTCATGTTGGAGAGAAGTTCAGTGAAGGTGAACCGGTATATTCTGGAATTGACACCGATTCTCTGCGTGGCGGCAGGTTTTGCCTTTGAGTGGTTGTGGACTGTGGCTCGGCAATATAAGAGCCAGTGGATGGCACCCTGGATTTTTGCAGGGATTTACCTTTTTACAAGCGTCTATTCGCTCGCATGGGCGGAATTTTTTCGTCCAGGTCAGGACATTCCCCAACAAGCGGCCTCATGGGTGCAGACCAGCGTGCCACGCGGTGCAATGGTCGGTCTCCGTTCTTCCGTCATTGTGGACCATATCTCTCCGTATTTACCAGATGACCAGCAGCTGGAGGGGTACCGACTGGTGCGGTACAACGAAGATCCTGATTACATTTTGCTTCCCAGGCTCGTGTACGAGGTTGTTCGCCAGCATCTTGAGTTGTCCCGTCAGGGAAGAGGGTACCAAGATACCGATTGGTTTCCCTATCCTCCCCCGACACCGGAGGACTTGCGGTTTATGGAGGAGTTGGTCTCCAGTGGCCGCTATGAGGTTCTTAAGGAAATCACCAAGGTCCCGGTGTTTGGCGGGTATGTACCAGGAGCGCAGGCCATTCGTGGATATACCTGGCTGCGTGAGCACAGCTCCTACAGCATCCTTATTTACCGCCGAGTATCGTCGTCTGAGAGGGTGGATGAGCGAGATCCTACCCCAAAAAGTACGGCGCCGAATTAA
- a CDS encoding glycosyltransferase family 4 protein, with translation MRKVLLIGPYPPPFGGLAVQLCQWQRYLASSNEYQCEVLNIGEGRTTPLDGCRPVTSEWHFVQQVTRYSRQGYLLHLLTNGHNRKSWLSCLVCAAAGLLNGRRTVLVLGSGNTANYLSRTGFADGRIARLAIKLAGHMICRNESARRVLMEMGAQDSRISIMPGFLGVGDASDQTVPSHVRQFMNDHAPVLGATASSDPEYGIPLMIDALASLRDHHPKAGLVLMGPHRGQVEQQYGPLPDHILVTGGLPHDAVMATMQHLHIFLRPTSFDGDSISVREALSMGIPVVASNVGFRPEGVVLFPSGELSGFVKSILRLLSHPLRRFDGRPHQQSETGDRLLALYDQLFVSGSKNDRTDVAMERI, from the coding sequence ATGAGAAAAGTTCTGCTGATTGGGCCGTATCCCCCTCCGTTCGGAGGATTGGCCGTACAGCTGTGCCAATGGCAACGCTACCTGGCATCGAGCAACGAGTACCAGTGCGAGGTGCTGAACATTGGAGAGGGGCGAACCACACCTCTCGACGGCTGTCGTCCTGTCACAAGCGAATGGCATTTTGTTCAACAAGTCACGCGGTATAGTCGTCAGGGGTATCTGCTTCACCTGTTGACCAATGGGCACAATCGAAAAAGTTGGCTCTCCTGTCTGGTCTGCGCAGCAGCAGGACTGCTGAACGGCCGACGAACGGTTCTTGTCCTTGGGTCCGGAAATACGGCGAACTATCTCTCACGCACAGGGTTTGCGGATGGGAGGATTGCTCGCTTAGCGATCAAGTTGGCAGGCCATATGATTTGTCGTAATGAATCAGCAAGAAGGGTATTGATGGAAATGGGGGCTCAAGACAGCCGGATCTCGATCATGCCGGGCTTCTTGGGTGTGGGGGACGCCTCCGATCAAACGGTACCGTCGCACGTGCGACAGTTCATGAACGATCATGCTCCGGTGTTAGGGGCGACGGCGAGTAGTGATCCCGAGTACGGCATCCCCTTGATGATCGACGCTCTTGCCAGTCTCCGAGACCACCATCCGAAGGCAGGACTCGTCTTGATGGGGCCGCACCGAGGGCAGGTTGAACAACAGTACGGCCCTCTTCCAGACCATATTCTCGTCACCGGAGGGCTTCCGCATGATGCCGTCATGGCGACAATGCAGCATCTCCATATTTTCCTTCGCCCAACCTCGTTCGATGGAGATTCGATCTCTGTGCGTGAGGCCCTGTCGATGGGGATACCGGTTGTCGCAAGTAACGTTGGGTTTCGGCCAGAAGGGGTGGTGTTGTTTCCGTCGGGCGAGTTGTCGGGGTTCGTGAAGTCGATTCTCAGGTTGCTGAGCCATCCTCTGCGTCGATTCGACGGTCGACCTCATCAGCAGTCCGAGACAGGGGATCGGCTGCTCGCCCTGTACGACCAGCTATTCGTGTCAGGCTCAAAAAACGACCGGACAGATGTTGCAATGGAGCGTATCTAG
- the asnB gene encoding asparagine synthase (glutamine-hydrolyzing) produces the protein MCGIAGKLGFHPAAFPTHALLAAMCNKIAHRGPDDAGYFIQGPIALGHRRLSVIDVMSGHQPLGNEDETIWVVLNGEIYNYVELRKQLEQKGHRFRTRSDTEVIVHLYEEYGERFIEHLRGMFAIALWDTRCRRLVLVRDRLGKKPLYYAVVPNHGIVFASEIKAILEDSNVPRTLNYEAFDAYMSLLYVPSPMSMFQGIQKLPAGHLLTWCDDKIELTQYWDLVFQARTELSERAALEELEATIREAVRIRLRSDVPLGAFLSGGIDSSLVVRHMADQVSRPVLTCSVGFDGHDENELEYAKEVAEFLQCAHHEHTIVPRVEDIVGKLTRLFDEPFADSSAVPTYYVSEMARRHVTVALSGDGGDEVFAGYARHYLHRIDGVLRKYLGPAGCQAVSRVAHLLPPFKGQKILARLGMSPGVACAKPHTDILFGAELKRRVYSTDCAEHCRRFEIDNLFTRLYDQCTASDPLDKALYVDMKTYLVDDILVKVDRMSMAHALEVRAPLLDHKLVELSATLPSAMKLSGHTTKYLLRQSLQGQVPNSVLNRKKQGFTMPLAGWLRGPLRPMVEDTVLSQRAIQRGLFHGQALKDLWSAHLHQRADYSHQLWQLFMLELWHQEYLDPVTS, from the coding sequence ATGTGTGGCATAGCTGGAAAGTTGGGATTTCACCCCGCTGCATTTCCGACGCACGCGTTGCTGGCCGCTATGTGTAACAAGATTGCGCATCGGGGACCCGATGACGCCGGATATTTCATCCAAGGTCCGATCGCGCTAGGACATCGTCGTCTATCGGTCATCGATGTGATGTCAGGGCATCAGCCCTTGGGGAATGAAGACGAGACCATTTGGGTCGTCTTGAATGGAGAGATCTATAACTATGTGGAGCTGCGTAAGCAGCTCGAACAGAAGGGGCATCGATTCCGGACCAGGTCTGATACGGAGGTGATCGTTCATCTCTATGAAGAGTACGGAGAGAGGTTTATTGAACACCTCCGCGGTATGTTTGCCATTGCGCTCTGGGATACGCGTTGCCGGCGATTAGTGTTGGTGCGAGACCGACTGGGAAAGAAGCCGCTCTATTACGCGGTGGTTCCCAATCATGGCATTGTGTTCGCCTCGGAAATCAAGGCTATTTTGGAAGACTCAAACGTCCCACGAACCCTGAACTACGAGGCGTTCGATGCGTATATGAGTCTCCTCTATGTGCCGAGTCCGATGAGTATGTTTCAGGGGATACAGAAACTTCCGGCCGGCCATCTCCTAACCTGGTGCGATGACAAGATTGAGCTTACGCAATATTGGGATCTGGTCTTTCAGGCCCGCACAGAGTTGAGCGAACGCGCGGCGTTAGAAGAGCTAGAAGCCACGATTCGGGAGGCTGTTCGGATCCGTCTACGGAGTGATGTTCCACTCGGAGCCTTCTTGAGTGGGGGCATCGATTCATCGCTGGTCGTACGGCATATGGCGGATCAAGTGTCGAGGCCGGTTCTTACCTGTTCCGTCGGGTTTGATGGACATGACGAGAACGAGTTGGAGTACGCAAAAGAAGTCGCAGAGTTTCTACAGTGTGCGCATCATGAGCACACAATTGTTCCTCGGGTCGAAGATATTGTGGGGAAGTTGACGCGATTGTTCGATGAGCCGTTTGCCGACTCTTCGGCAGTCCCCACTTACTATGTATCCGAAATGGCCCGACGCCACGTCACGGTGGCCCTCTCAGGGGATGGAGGGGATGAGGTATTTGCCGGCTATGCCCGTCACTATCTGCATCGTATCGACGGGGTACTGAGGAAATACCTTGGACCAGCGGGATGCCAGGCGGTGAGTCGAGTCGCGCATCTGTTGCCTCCGTTCAAAGGGCAAAAGATCCTCGCACGGCTGGGTATGAGCCCAGGCGTCGCCTGCGCCAAGCCGCATACCGATATTTTGTTTGGGGCCGAATTAAAGCGCCGAGTGTATTCGACGGACTGTGCGGAACACTGCCGGCGGTTTGAGATTGATAACCTGTTCACACGTCTCTATGACCAGTGTACGGCAAGCGATCCTTTGGACAAGGCCCTGTACGTCGATATGAAGACGTACCTGGTCGACGATATTCTGGTCAAGGTCGACCGGATGAGCATGGCTCATGCACTCGAAGTTCGGGCCCCACTGCTCGACCATAAGCTTGTCGAGCTCAGCGCGACGTTGCCGTCTGCCATGAAATTGAGCGGGCATACGACCAAGTATCTTCTGCGACAAAGCTTACAAGGACAGGTTCCAAATAGCGTGCTCAATCGGAAAAAACAAGGATTTACCATGCCGTTGGCAGGATGGTTGCGTGGACCACTTCGTCCAATGGTCGAGGACACGGTATTGAGCCAGCGGGCTATCCAGCGTGGACTCTTTCATGGACAGGCTCTCAAGGATTTGTGGAGCGCTCATCTTCATCAGCGAGCGGACTATTCGCATCAGCTCTGGCAATTGTTCATGCTTGAACTCTGGCATCAGGAGTATCTGGACCCTGTTACCTCATGA
- a CDS encoding glycosyltransferase has product MGRLRVLVFANSFRRGGSERQALELFRNLDRSKYDARLATASTDGPLQALLPCHVEDVQVYPLVSFKDASFVESAVRFYRYLRREQIDVVQCFDFYSNLFAIPVARMAQVPIVLGARREESTLKTPMQRRIQRWVYRLAKGVVANAGSIRDLLIKDEQLPPPSVWAIPNGLDLEVFDNAVTQSRCQRNEKLVQFAVIANLRPEKGHQIFLEAVARIAAQHPESRFLIAGEGPMRGAIETTIRRLRLEQTVELVGEVQNVPAFLTAIDGVVLPSISNEGFPNAVMEAMAASLPVVATDSGGTRDLVVEGETGFVVPTNNVGALASKIEMLCRDKELRRKMGEAGRWRIATCFTTRHMARQYEALYEMLRAKSMIHSS; this is encoded by the coding sequence ATGGGACGATTGCGAGTGCTTGTCTTCGCCAACAGTTTTCGGCGAGGAGGATCAGAGCGTCAGGCATTGGAACTGTTCAGAAACCTGGACCGTTCGAAATACGATGCTCGCTTAGCGACTGCGAGCACGGATGGGCCGCTCCAGGCGCTGTTGCCCTGTCACGTGGAGGATGTACAGGTCTATCCCCTCGTGAGCTTTAAGGATGCATCCTTTGTGGAGTCTGCGGTTCGGTTCTATCGGTATCTTCGGCGCGAGCAGATTGATGTGGTGCAATGTTTTGATTTCTATTCAAATCTCTTCGCTATCCCCGTGGCACGGATGGCGCAAGTGCCGATTGTTCTTGGTGCACGGCGTGAAGAATCAACGCTTAAGACTCCCATGCAGCGGCGGATTCAGCGATGGGTGTACCGATTGGCGAAGGGAGTCGTCGCCAATGCAGGCTCAATCCGAGACCTACTGATCAAGGATGAACAGCTTCCGCCTCCTTCTGTGTGGGCAATCCCGAATGGCTTGGATCTAGAAGTCTTTGACAACGCTGTTACGCAATCACGGTGCCAACGAAATGAGAAGCTTGTTCAGTTCGCAGTCATCGCTAATCTTCGACCTGAAAAGGGGCATCAGATATTTCTTGAGGCGGTTGCGAGGATAGCCGCACAGCACCCTGAGTCTCGGTTCCTCATTGCCGGTGAAGGTCCGATGAGAGGAGCGATTGAAACGACCATCAGACGATTGCGTTTGGAGCAAACAGTTGAATTGGTTGGAGAGGTTCAAAACGTTCCGGCGTTCTTGACCGCAATCGATGGGGTGGTTCTGCCGTCGATCTCAAATGAAGGTTTTCCAAATGCGGTGATGGAGGCGATGGCCGCGTCCTTGCCCGTCGTGGCGACTGATAGTGGTGGAACTCGTGACTTGGTGGTTGAGGGGGAAACCGGATTTGTTGTGCCGACGAACAACGTCGGGGCGCTCGCGTCCAAGATCGAGATGCTCTGTCGGGACAAGGAACTACGGAGAAAGATGGGAGAGGCTGGGCGATGGAGGATTGCGACCTGTTTCACCACCCGGCATATGGCCAGGCAGTATGAGGCCCTCTATGAAATGCTACGCGCGAAATCGATGATTCACTCTTCATGA